Part of the Mycoplasmopsis columboralis genome, CTAGCGGTTATGAAGAAGCGGCTTGTCAAGGTTTAATTGCTGGAATTAACGCCTCTTTAAGTATTGAAAATAAAGAGCCACTTATTTTATCACGCTCAGAAGCGTATATTGGAGTTTTAATTGATGATTTAGTTACTAAAGGTACTCGCGAACCATATCGTATGCTTACATCTAGAGCTGAATATCGTTTACTTCTTAGAAATGACAATCCAGATTTGAGACTTGCCAAACATGCTTATGAGGTAGGTTTAATTTCACAAGAAAATTATCAAAAAGTGGTTGATAAATATGCATTAATTGATCAAAAAATTGAACAATTAAGTAATGAATTTATTTCTTCTAAGGATCCAGTAGCCATTAAATACGGAATTGTCAATGGAGTATCAATGCTAAAAGTAGTAGCTCGTCCTGATGTTGATGCATCCCTTATTTTAAAGGATTTCCCATATATAAGTGAATTAACAACTAAGGTGCGTTTAGAAGGTTACATTAAAAAACAACAAACCCAAGCTCAAAAAATTGAAAAATTAGATAATTTCAAAATTCCTACAGACATTGATTATTCTCAAGTTCAAAACTTAGCCACTGAAGCAAGACAAAAACTTCAAAAAATTCGCCCTTTAACTGTTGGACAAGCCTCACGTATTAGCGGAATTAATCCAGCTGATATTCAAATGTTGATGTTTTATATTCAAAGCGTATATAAAAAATAATGAAAATAAATATTATTGCTGTTGGGTCTTTAACTAAAGATTTTCAAAACTTATATGATGATTATGTCAAGAAAATTTCGTTTTTTGCAAAAATTAATTTAATTGAAATTAAAGAGCAAAAACTTGACAATATTGAATTAAAAATCAAAAAAGAAACTCAAATGATTTTAGAAAAAATACCTAAAGGTTCCAATGTAATTTATTTGTCATTACAAGGAAAACAAGTATCTTCTGAAGAATTTGGAAACTACTTTTTAGATATAGATAACACCACTTTTGTTATTGGTGGTTCCAATGGGGTTGATGAAGCAGAATTTACTAAAAAAGTGAATTTTTCAAAAATGACATTCCCTCATCAATTATTTAGAGTCATGTTAGTGGAGCAAATTTATAGATCTTTCACTATTAAAAACAATATTAAATATCATAAATAATAAATTACTCTCAAAGTATTTGAGAGTTTTTATTTACTTATGAAATAAATGTGGAAATTTTTATTTTTAAATTAAACAAACATTAAATAAAATATAATTTTATATATAAATAAAATAAAATGATAAATAACGAAAATAGACATTTTACAATATAAAAGGATTAGTTTTCCCGATGGTTCTTCCTGCGATTTTAGCATTAATAACACAAAAACATCATTTAAAATCCAAATGAATTAATATTAATTTGTTTAAAATAACTACAATGATTCGGTGCTAAAGTA contains:
- a CDS encoding 23S rRNA (pseudouridine(1915)-N(3))-methyltransferase RlmH, with amino-acid sequence MKINIIAVGSLTKDFQNLYDDYVKKISFFAKINLIEIKEQKLDNIELKIKKETQMILEKIPKGSNVIYLSLQGKQVSSEEFGNYFLDIDNTTFVIGGSNGVDEAEFTKKVNFSKMTFPHQLFRVMLVEQIYRSFTIKNNIKYHK